A genomic segment from Oncorhynchus keta strain PuntledgeMale-10-30-2019 chromosome 7, Oket_V2, whole genome shotgun sequence encodes:
- the LOC118386453 gene encoding uncharacterized protein LOC118386453: protein MLDLLQISGGPGPVQDIWSAGAQARSKTFENNPPENNPPETIPREQPPENNPPREQPSQRTTPQRTPPREQPPREQPPREQPPENNPQRTPPREQPPENNPQRTPPENNPPENTPREHPQRTPPREQPPENNPQRTTPREPPREQPPENNPQRTPPENTPQRTPHPENPENNPQRTPPREHPHPPENTPQRTPPPENNPQRTTPREQPPENTPREQPPENNPQRTTPREQPPREHPPENNPQRTTPREQSPREQSPREQPPENTPREQPPENTPQRTPPENTPREQPPENNPAENNPRREQPPQRTTPAENNPSENNPQRTPPQRTTPGSTATPPQCKTVEADIGNNKAVLISS, encoded by the exons ATGTTAGATCTGCTTCAGATCAGCGGGGGCCCAGGCCCGGTCCAAGACATTTGGTCAGCGGGGGCCCAGGCCCGGTCCAAGACATTTG AGAACAACCCCCCAGAGAACAACCCCCCAGAGACAATCCCCAGAGAACAACCCCCAGAGAACAACCCTCCCAGAGAACAACCCTCCCAGAGAACAACCCCCCAGAGAACACCCCCCAGAGAACAACCCCCCAGAGAACAACCCCCCAGAGAACAACCCCCAGAGAACAACCCCCAGAGAACACCCCCCAGAGAACAACCCCCAGAGAACAACCCCCAGAGAACCCCCCCAGAGAACAACCCCCCAGAGAACACCCCCAGAGAACACCCCCAGAGAACACCCCCCAGAGAACAACCCCCAGAGAACAACCCCCAGAGAACAACCCCCAGAGAACCCCCCAGAGAACAACCCCCAGAGAACAACCCCCAGAGAACACCCCCAGAGAACACCCCCCAGAGAACACCCCACCCAGAGAACCCAGAGAACAACCCCCAGAGAACACCCCCCAGAGaacacccccaccccccagaGAACACCCCCCAGAGAACACCCCCCCCAGAGAACAACCCCCAGAGAACAACCCCCAGAGAACAACCCCCAGAGAACACCCCCAGAGAACAACCCCCAGAGAACAACCCCCAGAGAACAACCCCCAGAGAACAACCCCCCAGAGAACACCCCCCAGAGAACAACCCCCAGAGAACAACCCCCAGAGAACAATCCCCCAGAGAACAATCCCCCAGAGAACAACCCCCAGAGAACACCCCCAGAGAACAACCCCCAGAGAACACCCCCCAGAGAACACCCCCAGAGAACACCCCCAGAGAACAACCCCCAGAGAACAACCCCGCAGAGAACAACCCCCGCAGAGAACAACCCCCGCAGAGAACAACCCCCGCAGAGAACAACCCCTCAGAGAACAACCCTCAGAGAACACCCCCCCAGAGAACAACCCCCGGGTCTACTGCAACACCACCACAGTGTAAAACAGTAGAGGCTGACATCGGCAACAACAAGGCTGTTCTGATCAGCTCCTGA